ATAAGCGGTATATGTACAGTATTGCTTCCGTAGGCTTTGGATTTAACATTATTATTATTAGTTTATCGGCCATTTTTTTTGGAATTGATATTGCAATCACAACGCTAGTTGCAATGTATGTTACGTCAACGACGATTAAGTACTTGATGGAAGGATTAAACTATAAAAGGACTGTGTTTATTATTACAAGCCAAGAACATGCCGTATCAAAAGCAATTAACCGTGAGATGCGACGTGGATGCACACTTATTAAAGGGATGGGTTCATATACCAAGAAAAACACTTATGTGCTATATACGGTCATAAGTATCGGCCAACTTGGAGCACTCAAACGGATTGTTAGCGATATTGATCCGAAAGCTTTAATTAATGTAATGGAATCACATATGGTGTTTGGTAATGGTTTTCTTAATATTCATGATGAATAGGAGAAAGCAATTATGCTAGAGAGGCTTCGAAAGCAATTTGATGTGAATAAGGTTTATATTGTAACGATTATAGTCATTTGTGTAATCGTGATTTTAGCGTTTTTTTCTCCGGAGAAAACGTTGTTTTTGGTGGATAAACCTGTATATGAATTGAATACACCATGGACGGTATCTACACAACATAGGACCTATGAGGATGTAAAATTGCCCTATCGTTTTGTAAAAGATGAGCGCAGTGCCTTGTTTACAGCATCCACAAGGCTTCCAAAGGATTTGGGGCAAGGGCAGTCCCTTTTAATTAGAGCTTCGATGCAAGATATTACAGTGTATATTAATGATGAGGTTATTTTTGAGAACAAACGTGTCCGTGAAGGGCTTTTAACCTATCCAGAAGTCAGCATGTGGCATTTGATTACACTTCCAGTAGATGCACAAGGACAACAACTTAGACTTGAGTATTATAGTCAGGTGAATGTATTCCAAGGTGTCATCAATGAAGTGCGTTACGGAACCGGAGATGCATTAGTATTTGCGGTTATGGATGAACATTTGATTGGACTTATTGTAGCAGGATTTATGATGCTCATAGGGCTTATCGTTATTGTGGCTTCCTTTTTTTTAAAGAACTTAGGGGATCAGCGTTTGTTTTACCTAGGGGGCTTTTCTATTGGAACGAGTATATGGATGATATCGGAAATGCGGGTTTTGCAGTGGGTTACAGGCAACCGATTTATCCTTGGAGGTATTAGTTACTTGATGATTGCCCTGTTCCCGCTGGCATTGATTCGTTACCTTGAAGTCGCGGTTTTAAGTGCATATAAAAAAGCGATTGACCGATTTGTTCGCATCTTCTATATCCTGTTTTGGGGAACGTTAGTTCTTCAGATGTTAGGAGTCGTTCCGTTTATACAATCGGCTTTAGTGGTCAATGGAGTGATGGGCGTGAGCATTATATGGGTTGGTCTGACGCTGGTATTTGAGAGCTTTGTTAGACGTAGCCGTGTCGCAAAAAAATATTTTATGTATTATAGTGTCCTATTGATGACGGGCTTTATAGAAATTATTTTTTTCTTTAGCCAGGATTTTGATAAAATTATGCAATACAACAAAATAGGATTTGCTTTGTTTTTGACCTTTCAATTTATTGAGACAGTTCTATATGTCAAGAATCTTCTCATAATACAAAATGAGGCGAATTATCTTGAACAAATGGCCTATCAAGATGCTTTGACAAAAGCGAAAAATCGAGCAGCCTATGAAAAAGAGTTGGATAGGCTTTTACTTAAAGAAAATACAGACAATTTTCGACTGGTTCTTGCAGATATTAATCAGTTAAAAATCATTAATGATACATATGGGCACACCATGGGTGATGCGGCTATTATAGCATGTTATGAATGCCTGGTGATAGCCTTTGGTGATATGGGCTCTTGTTATCGCTTAGGTGGAGATGAGTTTGCCTGCTTGTTGATTGACATTGATCAAGAGCGTTTTATAAACGCCAAAAGGCACTTTTACCAATTGGTTGATGAAGTAAATCTAAAATGTGAATATCCGTTTAGTGTAGCTTTAGGACACGAGCTCTATCCACATACGACGTATGCAAGAGGCGAAAACTTTGGGGAGTTTTTTCATTGTGTCGATACGATGATGTATGATATGAAAGCAAAAATGAAATGTTGATATATAAATAAAAACCTTGACAAAACAGCGATTACAGATGTAATATTTAATAAAGATTACATCTGTAATCGCTGTTTTTATATGATGACATTAAAATGAGGTGAAATAATGCAAGAGAAGATATCGCCTTCAGAATGGAAGGTTATGGAAATATTGTGGCAACAACCCGGAGCATTGGCAGCAGAAATCGTTGAGGCATTAGAAGAGACAGCGTGGCAAGAAAAAACTATAAAAACACTGATTAATCGTTTGGTAAAAAAAGGGAATGTACGCTTTGAAAAAGATGGAAAGGCGTACCGCTATTTTCCGGTGACAGAGCGTGAGGTTATTCGAGCGAAGGAGAGCCAAGACTTTATTCAACGTATTTTTGGGGGATCAGTTAAAGCCTTTATGACAAATATGATAAAAGCAGAAGCCCTTAGTGAGGAAGAGATTAGTGATCTCAAACGCTTGCTGGATAGAGGAAAGGATTGATATGGAAATACTTAGAGGAATACTTGAACGCTTGTTTTATATTTCGTTGGTAAGTTCAATGATGTTTGGTATTATCGTCATAGTACGCTTGCTTTTTTTACGAAGAATTAAGGCGAAATTCATGTATTTTTTATGGATTTTATTTTTAATACGATTAATTTTTCTATGGGAGATACCCCTTCAAACCAGTATCGAAAATTATGTGCCTATCGTCTTTGAAGAATTCCAAGAATCAAGAGAAATTATTGCAAATCCACAGGTGAATCAGAAGTTAATTACATATGGAGCGCTGGAAAAAGAAGTCTATCAAAGTCCTAATTGGAGTACAAGAGTGATGGATATACTTGTATATATATGGCTGTTTGGTGTCTTTTCTATTATGTTGTTTCCATTGGTCAGTTATTTAACCTTGATGAAGGCACTTGAAGATGATGAATGTTCAACAGACCCACGCATCGATGTGTTGGCATATCGAGCGGCAAAACATGCAAAAGTTGAGCGACTGCAAATAAGGTATAGTTATTATATGGATACGCCGGCCCTTATTGGTGTCATCCATCCGATGATTATATTACCCTATGAAGTCTTAGACTATGATGATGAAGTGATCTATCAGATTCTTCTTCATGAGTTAGTCCATTTTGGCAGTCAACATCTGATTATGCAATGGGGATTTTGGATTGTCAAAGCCATATATTGGTTTAATCCTATTATATGGATCGCGCATGAATGGATGAAGATGGATGCTGAATATGCGTGTGATGATGAAGTCATCGCGATCATGGGAGAAAAAAAATACCAAAACTATGGCAATACATTAATTCAATTAGCATCTCATCAAGGAAAAAAGAATTATGCCATCCATGCTTCAGGACTTGTCAATAGTAAAAAAGAATTGTATAGAAGGATAGGACGCATCAGTAACGGCAAAAAAAACTGGCGAGGACTAGAGTATGTCACGGTAATTGTCCTTATTGTGATGCTTCCGATTTTTTTTACGGTTGAAGCCCAAAATGTGAAGATGAATGTCTGGAGAATTGAACAAGCCATGAATAAAAAAGTAAGTGTAGGTGATACACTTTCTCTTGAAGCGAAGGGGTATAGTTATGATAGTTTGACAAAGGAGTTTCGCATTGTTATGGACTATACTATTGCAAAGTGGCTTAGAGAAGAAATCGACAATAATGCATATGCGTTAAGTTTTGGGCTGATTTTTCCTGAAAGTTATAATAAACAAATTCGAGAAACAGCGGCACTAGAAAGAGTAGAGCTTAGTGAAACGATGCAATCGGGGGAACCGTTTGTGTTGACATTTAATATTGACGATTACAATCTAGAGGGGCATGGACGACCTTTGCTTGTGTTTTTAGGGTATGAATTTAGTTATAACCTTATGGAAAACGAGCAGATTCAAGTGAATCTACTTCAAGAAGAGTTCCCTATAAAGATTGAGGTGAATCAATATTTGACACTTGAAATCATAGATGCAGACATTACTCAAGATAATAGTTATGAAATCCGCTATGCTTATGAGGCGGATGCGCCAATTTTATTAGACACAGATACACCTGCATATATTAGCCTTTGGGATGAACTTTATATGTATAATTCTCAAGGAGAAGAAGTAAAAACAAGTGGAAGCTCCGGTTCAAGTAATGATAAGTATATTACAAAAACAATTCACTTGCGCGAAAGTGCTGATGTTAATACGGTGATTCTAGCAATCTATGGATATCAGATATATCAAGAGAATCATTTGCTATATGGAACAAGAAGCTATCAAGACATTCCCCAAAGGCATACATGGAGCTTACCTATTAATGAGGAGGATATAATTTATGAATAAAGATAAGGCAAAAGAGGAACTTCAAAAAAAAATTAGAAGAAATATAAAGCTTGTATTAAAAATAATTGCCATATTAATTATTGTTATAGCAGTCACGAACTTTTTTTGGCAAAAATTTCGTGAAGAGATCTATGAAGATAAAGAAAAAATCATGCAAATGAATCAGGTGCTTGTCCAAGAGGGGCTTGATAGTCTAGAAAACCTTAATACCTTGATGAAGGGATTAATCTATGAGGTTAAACCGGAAGCATATTTGCTAGAACAAAGGTTTCTGTATTATGATCAACTGCTTCGCTTAACGGAGTTTCGTTATAATTATAAAGACTATCAAATAGACACTTGGAAGCTTCGTGACATCATTTATAATGAACGTGAAGCCATTGAATATGCCCTTAACCAACAAAGACTGTCACCAGAGGCCAAAGAGGGACTTGC
This sequence is a window from Vallitaleaceae bacterium 9-2. Protein-coding genes within it:
- a CDS encoding YitT family protein, which produces MDIERMRTLMKRIIMIFIGTLISSISINGLYIPNNILSGGFTGIAILLNLSLGFDISLSIILLNIPIFILGYKLINREYIFYSLVGMMSLSLCLTLTKGVSFHSDQMLTTLLLGGILNGVGFALVFKSEGSTGGNDIIAKIVHKRYMYSIASVGFGFNIIIISLSAIFFGIDIAITTLVAMYVTSTTIKYLMEGLNYKRTVFIITSQEHAVSKAINREMRRGCTLIKGMGSYTKKNTYVLYTVISIGQLGALKRIVSDIDPKALINVMESHMVFGNGFLNIHDE
- a CDS encoding GGDEF domain-containing protein, with amino-acid sequence MLERLRKQFDVNKVYIVTIIVICVIVILAFFSPEKTLFLVDKPVYELNTPWTVSTQHRTYEDVKLPYRFVKDERSALFTASTRLPKDLGQGQSLLIRASMQDITVYINDEVIFENKRVREGLLTYPEVSMWHLITLPVDAQGQQLRLEYYSQVNVFQGVINEVRYGTGDALVFAVMDEHLIGLIVAGFMMLIGLIVIVASFFLKNLGDQRLFYLGGFSIGTSIWMISEMRVLQWVTGNRFILGGISYLMIALFPLALIRYLEVAVLSAYKKAIDRFVRIFYILFWGTLVLQMLGVVPFIQSALVVNGVMGVSIIWVGLTLVFESFVRRSRVAKKYFMYYSVLLMTGFIEIIFFFSQDFDKIMQYNKIGFALFLTFQFIETVLYVKNLLIIQNEANYLEQMAYQDALTKAKNRAAYEKELDRLLLKENTDNFRLVLADINQLKIINDTYGHTMGDAAIIACYECLVIAFGDMGSCYRLGGDEFACLLIDIDQERFINAKRHFYQLVDEVNLKCEYPFSVALGHELYPHTTYARGENFGEFFHCVDTMMYDMKAKMKC
- a CDS encoding BlaI/MecI/CopY family transcriptional regulator; this encodes MQEKISPSEWKVMEILWQQPGALAAEIVEALEETAWQEKTIKTLINRLVKKGNVRFEKDGKAYRYFPVTEREVIRAKESQDFIQRIFGGSVKAFMTNMIKAEALSEEEISDLKRLLDRGKD
- a CDS encoding M56 family metallopeptidase → MEILRGILERLFYISLVSSMMFGIIVIVRLLFLRRIKAKFMYFLWILFLIRLIFLWEIPLQTSIENYVPIVFEEFQESREIIANPQVNQKLITYGALEKEVYQSPNWSTRVMDILVYIWLFGVFSIMLFPLVSYLTLMKALEDDECSTDPRIDVLAYRAAKHAKVERLQIRYSYYMDTPALIGVIHPMIILPYEVLDYDDEVIYQILLHELVHFGSQHLIMQWGFWIVKAIYWFNPIIWIAHEWMKMDAEYACDDEVIAIMGEKKYQNYGNTLIQLASHQGKKNYAIHASGLVNSKKELYRRIGRISNGKKNWRGLEYVTVIVLIVMLPIFFTVEAQNVKMNVWRIEQAMNKKVSVGDTLSLEAKGYSYDSLTKEFRIVMDYTIAKWLREEIDNNAYALSFGLIFPESYNKQIRETAALERVELSETMQSGEPFVLTFNIDDYNLEGHGRPLLVFLGYEFSYNLMENEQIQVNLLQEEFPIKIEVNQYLTLEIIDADITQDNSYEIRYAYEADAPILLDTDTPAYISLWDELYMYNSQGEEVKTSGSSGSSNDKYITKTIHLRESADVNTVILAIYGYQIYQENHLLYGTRSYQDIPQRHTWSLPINEEDIIYE